The Nematostella vectensis chromosome 6, jaNemVect1.1, whole genome shotgun sequence region CTCTTCTTTTTCTGGGCAGCAGGAAGCTTTGTGGACGGGACATTAGGAAGTCTTGGGCCCGGTTTCTTTACATGGATCAATTCTTTATCGATAACTTCTTGCTCCAGTTCAGCAAGCTCACTCATAATATCAGACTCATCAATATCTTGACTGCCAACAAAATTAATTGCTTGCGAAATCTCATCCGACAGTTGTGCTTGCTCTTGTACATCATCCATAACATCATGTACATCGTCTATATCTAGGGTCTTGTGTACTTCTTTTAGGGCATTAGCAGCAAAACTCATGCTTTTCACTACCTCGGTATTTGTGCTCGAGTTTTCGAGTGCATCTCGTTGGAATTCGATGGTGGACAGAGTGCCATCGATCTGAGACAATTGCTTTTCCAGTCGCTTTTTTCTCTTCAATGCTTGCAAAGCAAttctcttgtttttctttacatTGGCCTTTGCTGTGTTCGTCTCTATTTCTATCCTCTGTTCCAAGTATTCTTGCTTCTTCTCAAGGAGTTTTTCTGTTTCTCTAAGCTTCCAAATTGCTTGTTGCGTCTGTTCTGGAACGTTTTCcttattctttttcttcttcagttTCGCATAAATACTGTAACTTGGGCTGCTCTTTTTGCTAGACATTCTAGCTTTAGCTTGGGTCAATATCAAAGAGATCGAGTAATAacttgctaaaaaaaaacacgttttCCTTTCCACAATGTTTATGACTCCCTTGTCAACAGCGTGCTTCTGAATTTTGAATATCGCTCTCCGAGTTCGTTAGAACCGGAAgttttccagtcttctcgctTCCAACGATAATGAGAGGGCCTGCgtaacaaaatataatatttttccaCTGAAAAACTAAATTTAATTTTGATATTTAGATAAATACGGAATTTACTAAAGTCTTAAAGTTCATTTGTTgctttaatattttatatctCGGTATGTGAGTAAGCACATGACTGTATTGTGACTTTATTGTTAGTAACGCAACACCAAAGTGCAAAATTGCTTGACACCCCTATTTTCTCCGAGATGCGAGTTAACCAAACTCTTAGTGTTTTTGtcttgatttctttattttccttGGTGAGTTCGGGCCCTGTGCAGGCCAAACGTTTCACCCTCAATCTCGATCTTCCCCCAGAAGAAAGATGGAACGAAATAATCAAAGACTACACCGAATATGCCAGCGTTCTAACTAAGGATATAAGAAAGAGGTTTCCAAAGGAGCTTCTACCTCTCGTCGATAAGTTAGTCACAAACATGGATCAAAGTTTCCCTGCTCCATTTGCCGGCGAAATGCGTGGCATTGCCAAGACATTCAGGCTGAATGTCACGGAAATAATCTTGTTGAATGTTATATATGATATATCTGCCTACTGTACCAGTATTGTTGCTCAGGACAGAAAAGGGAACATTTTTCTTGCAAGAAACTTGGATTACGACTTTAGTAACACCCTGAGAAAGATCACATTCATCGTTGATTTTATGTCAAAAGGTAATCTTTAGGGATATAACATAGTTAGGGAAATAACCtagtttttttaaaagctcAAAATTTTGACAGGAAACTGAGGGCAAgagacaaattttaaaaattggaaatatGCTTATATGTTGTCCTATCACATTCTAATAGGTCTGCTATTCTTTAGGATGAGAAGCCAAACCCCATTTCCATTTCGCATTAAGCGcaaattttattgttttcattagaTCATTATAAGCTAGGGCAGGAGGAACAGTgtttgttaggctaaattGTGATTGTGAAACTACACAATGCTCTGTTAATTGGCTGAAATGTGACTCTTTTTTAACACGTTCTTTGTATGTTTACTTAAAAAACTTGGTCAAAGTTGTCTTATCCAAGCTTCTACCCTGTTGGCAACAACATACTAAGACATGCTAGCCAAAACACTCCACTAATAAGAACCCTGTTGGCACCAACATACTAAGACATGCTAGCCAAAACACTCCACTAATAAGTACCCTGTTGGCACCAACATACTAAGACATGCTAGCCAAAACACTCCACTAATAAGTAACTACTCTGGCATGCTAGCCAAAACACTCCACTAATAAGTACCCTGTTGGCACCAACATACTAAGACATGCTAGCCAAAACACTCCACTAATAAGTACCCTGTTGGCACCAACATACTAAGACATGCTAGCCAAAACACTCAACTAATAAGTACCCTGTTGGCACCAACATACTAAGACATGCTAGCCAAAACACTCCACTAATAAGTAACTAATCTGACATGCTAGCCAAAACACTCAACTAATAAGTACCCTGTTGGCACCAACATACTAAGACATGCTAGCCAAAACACTCCACTAATAAGTAACTACTCTGACATGCTAGCCAAAACACTCAACTAATAAGTACCCTGTTAGCACCAACATACTAAGACATGCTAGCCAAAACACTCCACTAATAAGTAACTACTCTGGCATGTTTTGGTAAGCACATCAGGGTTGCAAGGGCTAGTCACATTATGTGAACAGGATTTCAGAATAATCAGAAAAAGCACTTTGTAAATGTAGAGATTATTTATGCTAGCCCTGTACCCTTTTGCATGATATTCATCCAAAACTGCCTAAAAATGTGAacctttttcattgtttaaATTCCAGGCGAGATAATATACAGTGGAGTTACAATGGCAGGAATGGTGGGTCTTTTCACAGCACAGAAGCCCAATGCCCTAACCATTGATCTTGATGAACGAGACAAAGGCTATTTATGGGAAAACATAATCATAGCACTTCTCAACAAGAAGGCTGTTCCTGTATCATTTGAGATTCGTAAGATTGTATCAACTGAAGGAATGGACTTCCAACGAGCCATACATGAGCTTTCTACTGTTTCTTTGATTGCTGACTGTTATTACATTGTGGGAGGCATCAAGCCTGAGCAGGGAGTTGTAGTGACCCGGAATCGCTTATCCACTGCTGATGTTTGGAGGCTTGATGCAGCTAAAGGAAGGTTTGTTTCTGTCATCCCACATCACCAAATACATTAGATACAAAATTATGATATaataaaatctattttattGCTAAAAAGCATCTTTGGGATGTAGCCTTTGGTCAGCCTTTGTTGGGTGGGGGTAGGTGCAGACTTTGGTCAACCTTTGTTGGGAGGGGTTAGGAGAAGTACTTTGGTCAGCCTTTGTTGGGAGGGGGTATGGGGTTATGATATaataaaatctattttattGCTAAAAAGCATCTTTGGGATGTAGCCTTTGGTAGGAGAAGGACTTTGGTAAGCCTTTGTTAGAAGGGGTAGGAGAAGGACTTTGATCAGCCTTTGTTGGGAGGGGGTAGGAAAAGGACTTTGGTCAGCCTCTGTTAGGAGGGGGTAGGAAAAGGGCTTTGGTCAGCCTTTGTTAGGAGGGGCAGGAGAAGGACTTTGTCAGCCtttgttgggggggggggtaggagAAGGACTTTTGTCAGGCTTTGTTAGGAGGGGGTATAGGAGAAGGTCTTTGGTCAGCCTTTGTTGGGAGGGGTAGGAGAAGGACTTTGGTCAGCCTTTGTTGGAGAGGGTAAGAGAAGGACTTTGGTCAGCCTTTGTCGGGAGGGGTAGGAGAAGGACTTTGGTCAACTTTTGTTTCTGGTTGGAGAGGAAGgctgttgattttttttttcaattcacaTCCACATGTATTTGCAAAAAATGTTCGATTTTGAGGCGCCTTAGGACACCCCTCCCCTAGATACACTCCTACACTTGACAAACATTTAGGTGCTACCATTTTTCAGTATCACGGATGAGGCACCTTGagcctggggggaggggtgaaaaAGTAGATCCAGTagtaagaaaaagaaaagtagaTCCagtagtatcttttagggtataaaatgttggccaactgctatcccttagggtttgTTTAAGGATTTTCTGATTCTGCTTTCTCTtggggtataaaattcgagcAACTAATATTCCTTAGGGGATGTTAAACATTATTTTCCAATTCTACTATCTCTTATGGTTAAAATTTCTTCGACCACACTCAacttgctatctcttaggagtAAGAATTGCTCttgcatccccccccccccccaaaaaaaagtgctatcctttagggttaaaattgattttgccgacgGCCACCCCTATCTGTTTTAATCGGAGTCCCCCCCAGGACCTTGAGCCACCCCCCTTGGTAGGTGCTACtatttttcaatattattCTACATGTGCAAATTGTTATTCATCCCTGTAATCTCTCTAGGTGGTTCCTTGTCGAAACAAACTATGACCACTGGACTTCTCCCCCTCCGTCAGATGACCGCCGAGACCCTGCCATCAAGGCCCTCACCAGCATTGGCCAGGAGAACATCAATGCTACAACATTGTTCCAGGTGCTAAACCAACACCCTGTCTTGAATTCACATACGATATTTACTGCCATAATGGAAGCCAACAACCCTGGCTTATTGAATGCATGGGTCCAAGAATTAGATAAAAATTAATTGCCTAATAAAGAAACCCCCATATGTAAAATGAagtaattttctatttttttttgtaattttcacACAATGTTCATATAGTAAAAAATGTGTTGCAATAAATACTTCACAAAAATTTCCATTTTAACAGTTTATGATtactaaaatataaatataaaacttgtatgataataatatttgtataataataatattttccaTTTTATCAAGTGTTCTTTATTCTTCATTCATCTTAGACCTCTAAAGCAATCATTATGAGCATCCCATCAATCCATTCCTCATAGTGCAGTAATGCCAGGGtgcctgtgcaccccccccccccccccgtttttTTAGATTATAAGGAAAGGCTAGGGGCATGGCCGTGCACCCCCCTGTTTTTTTAGATTATAAGGAAAGGctaggggcatggctgtgcaccccctgttttttttagattataaGGAAAGGctaggggcatggctgtgcaCCCCCCCGTTTTTTTAGATTATAAGGAAAGGCTAGGGGCATGGccgtgcaccccccccccccgtttttTTAGATTATAAGGAAAGGctaggggcatggctgtgcacccccctggttTTTAGATTATAAGGAAAGTctaggggcatggctgtgcaccccccccgtTTTTTTAGATTATAAGGAAAGGCTAGGGGCATGGccgtgcaccccccccccctgttttTTTAGATTATAAGGAAAGTctaggggcatggctgtgcaCCCCCCCGTTTTTTTAGATTATAAGGAAAGGCTATGGGCATGGccgtgcacccccccccccgtttttTTAGATTATAAGGAAAGGctaggggcatggctgtgcaGCCCCCTGTTTTTTTAGATTATAAGGAAAGGCTAGGGGCATGGccgtgcaccccccccctcgTTTTTTTAGATTATAAGGAAAGGctaggggcatggctgtgcaGCCCCCTGTTTTTTTAGATTATAAGGAAAGGCTATGGGCATGGccgtgcaccccccccccccgtttttTTAGATTATAAGGAAAGGctaggggcatggctgtgcaGCCCCCTGTTTTTTTAGATTATAAGGAAAGGCTAGGGGCATGGccgtgcacccccccccccccccgtttttTCAGATTATAAAGAAAGGctaggggcatggctgtgcaccccctgttttttttttagattataaGGAAAGGCTATGGGCATGGccgtgcaccccccccccccccccccgtttttTTAGATTATAAGGAAAGGctaggggcatggctgtgcaGCCCCCTGTTTTTTTAGATTATAAGGAAAGGctaggggcatggctgtgcaCCCCCCCGTTTTTTTAGATTATAAGGAAAGGCTAGGGGCATGGccgtgcaccccccccccccccccgttttttttagattataaGGAAAGGctaggggcatggctgtgcacccccctgtttTTTTAGATTATAAGGAAAGGCTAGGGCCATGGCTGTGCACCCCCTGTTTTTTTAGATTATAAGGAAAGGCTAGGGGCATGGccgtgcaccccccccccgtttTTTTAGATTATAAGGAAAGGCTAGAGCCATggctgtgcacccccctgttttttttagattataaGGAAAGGCTAGGGCCATggctgtgcacccccctgttttttttagattataaGGAAAGTctaggggcatggctgtgcaCCCCCCCGTTTTTTTAGATTATAAGGAAAGGCTATGGGCATGGCCGTGCACCcccctgttttttttagattataaGGAAAGTctaggggcatggctgtgcagccccctgttttttttagattataaGGAAAGGCTATGGGCATGGCTTTGCACCCCCCCGTTTTTATAGATTAAAGGAAAGGCTAGGGGCATagctgtgcaccccccccccccacatttattttagattatAAGGAAAGGctaggggcatggctgtgcacccctcccccccccccccataatgTCGCTTATATCATATGTCCTTTACGACCTGCCCTGTCACCTACTTGATAGATTTCATGGAGAGACTGCAGCCATTTGAATAAAAGTTGAAAGAGGGGAGTATGGTGAAAGTGGGGTAATTGTGAATGGTTAGTTTTTTCtgcttgtttttaatttttgaaatttttagTTTAGAATTAAAATTGACCGATGTTGGCCTTGTTCGCATGGCCCTGTACGCTTTATACATCAAGCTGACTTTGGAGATGCGGTCAAATGATACTGCGGGCTCACAAAAAGCTTTAATTAAACCCGCGTCATTAGGTGAAGCTTTCTAGCATTCATCAATGTTACGTAAtcaatttaaaatatttctttctaTTTTAACTGAGGTGCATTGCTGTTTACATTATAATACCATTTGTATCTTTATCAAGATAAATAGACAAGACTACTTAACGTTGGCTCTTATCACTGGTATCATGTAGACGTTTTATCCTGATTTGATTCATTCTGTTTAGTTTTTCCATTGTATAACCCCCCCCTGACATTGCCACTGGTCTGATAATGCTGTTTGCTAACCGTCAGAGGCGGAGATCCATGGGTAccgcaggcccgtagccagggggtttcggacgacccccccccccccacccccccacccggcttgaaggtccgtTCAGAGCAAAGCAAAAATAGATAAAGTTTGGCTGGAGATATACCggcacatcaatatgtctttaaaatgactataaaaacctttttaaaatagtaattatctttattattatcggcTATATATTAAAAAGTACCCTATTAATGACATtgtaaatacaagattgattgcCTAGTGAaataaggcgaggagaggggtataccggaaatttggtccgcttaaatggaaaaacgaaccaccccgctcaaaatcctggctacgggcctgtaccGATGGTTTTGTGCTTAAGGAGGAGacaataggcgacttgcactCATTACAGCTCACGTGACTTTAGGAGGGGCAACTTTTCAAACTTTTCAATGAatataaaccctttctgacaAAGAAACTCTTTTGCTAATTCGTAagctgttttttgttgttgttattttgccgccaaatgCCGGAGTTTGTAATGTCGCTActcaaaagtcacgtgataagTTTTATAACCCAGCACATAAAGATCTAGATCCTCCATTGCATCTTGTTAGGAAATATTTCGTCAACATTTCCTTGTCTTGCTTTTATCCGTACGAGATTAGCAATAAATGTTTGCCAATTTTTGCGCGGTTTGCATGAAGTTTGATAATTTAAGCATAGCCATTAAAAATATCCTCTCtgtctttgataaaaaaatctacCTTATTATTGTAAACGTAGGCAGCATAGCGAGAAGGGTGCAAAGAATACGGATTTTTACTTCAGAACAGCTCAAAGAAAGAATCTCAGTCAACCAGTTCATTATGGCTTTAGTCATTCCACTTTAGGAACTTCAAAACTCTATTGTTATCATCAACTCTATAACGGGCAGTCACATAAATCATCTGTCAAATTAGTCTTCTTTACAGGCTTCTCGTTTGTAAGCGTTTGTTTTTCTCCTAAGCAGTTCCTGGTGCCACAATTGAGCCAGCTGTATAGCCATTTCAAGCATCCAGGTTTTTGTGTTCATTCGTTTCTCATTATATCATCTTAACCCTTGACTTTATTCACGCATTCCAACTCTTGACTTCATTCACGCATTTTAACTCTTGACTTCATTCACGCATTTCAACTCTTGACTTCATTCACGCATTTCAACTCTTGACTTCATTCACGCATTCCAACTCTTGACTTCATTCAAGAATTCCAACTCTTGACTTCATTCAAGAATTCCAACTCTTGACTTCATTCACGCATTCCAATTCTTGAATTCATTCACGCATTCCAACTCTTGACTTCGTTCGCGCATTTCAACACTTGACTTTATTCACGCATTCCAATTCTTGAATTCATTCACGCATTCCAACTCTTGACTTCATTCACGCATTCCTACTCTTGACTTCATTCAAGAATTCCAACTCTTGACTTCATTCGCGCATTCCAACTCTTGACTTCATTCACGCATTCCAACCCTTGACTTCATTCACGCATTCCAATTCTTGAATTCATTCACACATTCCAACTCTTGACTTTATTCACGCATTCCAACTCTTGACTTCATTCACGCATTCCAACCCTTGACTTCATTCGCGCATTTCAACACTTGACTTTATTCACGCATTCCAACCCTTGACTTCATTCGCGGATTTCAACTCTTGACTTCATTCCTGCATTTCAACTCTTAACTTCATTCGCGCATTCCATCTCTTGACTTCATTCGCGCATTTCAACTCTTGACTTCATTCACACGCATTCCAACTCTTGACTTCATTCAAGAATTCCAACTCTTGACTTCATTCACGCATTCCAACCCTTGACTTCATTCCTGCATTTCAACTCTTGACTTCATTCCTGCATTCCAACTCTTGACTTCATTCACGCATTTCAACTCTTGACTTCATTCACGCATTTCAACTCTTGACTTCATTCACGCATTCCAACTCTTGACTTCATTCAAGAATTCCAACTCTTGACTTCATTCAAGAATTCCAACTCTTGACTTCATTCACGCATTCCAATTCTTGAATTCATTCACGCATTCCAACTCTTGACTTCGTTCGCGCATTTCAACACTTGACTTTATTCACGCATTCCAATTCTTGAATTCATTCACGCATTCCAACTCTTGACTTCATTCACGCATTCCTACTCTTGACTTCATTCAAGAATTCCAACTCTTGACTTCATTCGCGCATTCCAACTCTTGACTTCATTCACGCATTCCAACCCTTGACTTCATTCGCGCATTTCAACACTTGACTTTATTCACGCATTCCAACCCTTGACTTCATTCGCGGATTTCAACTCTTGACTTCATTCCTGCATTTCAACTCTTAACTTCATTCGCGCATTCCATCTCTTGACTTCATTCGCGCATTTCAACTCTTGACTTCATTCACGCATTCCAACTCTTGACTTCATTCAAGAATTCCAACTCTTGACTTCATTCACGCATTCCAACTCTTGACTTCATTCGCGCATTCCAACTCTTGACTTCATTCACGCATTCCAACTCTTGACTTCATTCATGCATTCCAACTCTTGACTTTATTGACGCATTCCAAATCTTGACTTCATTCGCGCATTCCATCTCTTGACTTCATTCACGCATTCCAACTCTTGACTTCATTCACGCATTCCAACTCTTGACTTCATTCATGCATTCCAACTCTTGACTTTATTGACGCATTCCAAATCTTGACTTCATTCGCGCATTCCATCTCTTGACTTCATTCACGCATTCCAACTCTTGACTTCATTCAAGCATTCCAACTCATTACTTTGCGCACTTTCTTTTTCTCCTTCTTTTCGGAGCTTTTTGTGGAGGGTAGATCGTCGTCTACTTCTTCTACGCTTGAGCTAACGAAGCTGActgaaacaacaacagaaCAATCGTTATCTACAATAACTTGTCTTCCACATTCAGTAACTCTATCCTAGTTAAGTAGGGTGCGCCCAGCCCTTCGACCGCGAAAAAGATGGCCATTTcttattcaaggttatcaaaTGTAATACGTTTTCTATATGATATCTATAAATCTATAATTTATCTAACACAGCAAAAAGCTTACTTATGGCGCAACTGAATTCAACAAAAATAGAGCATAAGAGATCGTTTAGAAAACTTTACCACACATGAATAGCTGGCTTGTGGCTTTGGCCGTTTTTCAGATGAATGTCATAACAGGGACATAGATGCCTCGGCCACGCCCTGTTACCCTTACACAGGGCTCTTGTGGATGAGGGGATAGTTGAATAATGTCTACTCACATAGTCCTCGTCCACCTCGAAACCTTGATGGCTTTTTCGTTGTTTTCCTCTTTGCTTCTGTAAGACAAGGCACAAGTCGTTTGGGTGGTGCCGTATGTTTATAAGATCAAAACGAATGATTGTTGGCGTTATTGACACACGTTTATAAGTA contains the following coding sequences:
- the LOC5514612 gene encoding charged multivesicular body protein 4b, whose amino-acid sequence is MSSKKSSPSYSIYAKLKKKKNKENVPEQTQQAIWKLRETEKLLEKKQEYLEQRIEIETNTAKANVKKNKRIALQALKRKKRLEKQLSQIDGTLSTIEFQRDALENSSTNTEVVKSMSFAANALKEVHKTLDIDDVHDVMDDVQEQAQLSDEISQAINFVGSQDIDESDIMSELAELEQEVIDKELIHVKKPGPRLPNVPSTKLPAAQKKKRSDEDELKELEAWLA
- the LOC5514668 gene encoding N-acylethanolamine-hydrolyzing acid amidase translates to MRVNQTLSVFVLISLFSLVSSGPVQAKRFTLNLDLPPEERWNEIIKDYTEYASVLTKDIRKRFPKELLPLVDKLVTNMDQSFPAPFAGEMRGIAKTFRLNVTEIILLNVIYDISAYCTSIVAQDRKGNIFLARNLDYDFSNTLRKITFIVDFMSKGEIIYSGVTMAGMVGLFTAQKPNALTIDLDERDKGYLWENIIIALLNKKAVPVSFEIRKIVSTEGMDFQRAIHELSTVSLIADCYYIVGGIKPEQGVVVTRNRLSTADVWRLDAAKGRWFLVETNYDHWTSPPPSDDRRDPAIKALTSIGQENINATTLFQVLNQHPVLNSHTIFTAIMEANNPGLLNAWVQELDKN